The Natator depressus isolate rNatDep1 chromosome 11, rNatDep2.hap1, whole genome shotgun sequence genome includes a window with the following:
- the LOC141995846 gene encoding uncharacterized protein LOC141995846 — protein MQSSSAEVTMMESQNRKRAPAWTEREVRDLIAVWGEESVLSELRSSFRNAKTFVKISQGMKDRGHNRDPKQCRVKLKELRQAYQKTREANGRSGSEPQTCRFYDELHAILGGSATTTPAVLFDSFNGDGGNTEAGFGDEEDEEEEEEVVDSSQQASGETGFPDSQELFLTLDLEPVPPEPTQGCLLDPAGGEGTSAACVSMITGSSPSQRLVKIRKKKKRTRDEMFSELMLSSHTDRAQTNAWRQIMSDCRKAQNDQEE, from the exons atgcagagctcatcagcagaggtgaccatgatggagtctcagaatcgcaaaagagctccagcatggaccgaacgggaggtacgggatctgatcgctgtatggggagaggaatccgtgctatcagaactccgttccagttttcgaaatgccaaaacctttgtcaagatctcccagggcatgaaggacagaggccataacagggacccgaagcagtgccgcgtgaaactgaaggagctgaggcaagcctaccagaaaaccagagaggcgaacggccgctccgggtcagagccccaaacatgccgcttctatgatgagctgcatgccattttagggggttcagccaccactaccccagccgtgttgtttgactccttcaatggagatggaggcaatacggaagcaggttttggggacgaagaagatgaggaggaggaggaggaggttgtagatagctcacagcaagcaagcggagaaaccggttttcccgacagccaggaactgtttctcaccctggacctggagccagtaccccctgaacccacccaaggctgcctcctggacccagcaggcggagaagggacctccg ctgcatgtgtttcaatgatcacaggatcttctccttcccagaggctagtgaagattagaaagaaaaaaaaacgcactcgagatgaaatgttctccgagctcatgctgtcctcccacactgacagagcacagacgaatgcgtggaggcaaataatgtcagactgcaggaaagcacaaaatgaccaggaggagtag